In Topomyia yanbarensis strain Yona2022 chromosome 2, ASM3024719v1, whole genome shotgun sequence, one DNA window encodes the following:
- the LOC131680697 gene encoding uncharacterized protein LOC131680697 → MELIYQQADVQRVKKMVENKTVVVHNSCKTRETRKIETLKNRRIASLTRGGQWIENTTNTQIPDFLERTLKLGPNFNVQNNNHIPYVEMISELEKNGETHCENEWISKDICRSKKFLAENPNLVITKADKGNKTVIIASEEYEQKMEDLLSDESTYKQLKSDPTSKVLKKIGVLVDGWRDSKYIDARTHRKIKISSCNPPRVYGLPKIHKQDRPLRPVVSTIGSATYNVAQFLSGVIGNIVGKTEYHIKNSFEFADQITGTQITEDVVLFSLDVTSLYTNVPVDFALDCLNERWEEVEKHTSIDQHSFMEAVKLVLESTFFVHRGVIYAQTFGVPMGSPLSPVIANVVMERLEQKCIASLERKQIPLMMYRRYVDDCFCVGKREHIQEILDSFNNFHSKLQFTIEEEDNGKLRFLDMMLTRNHDRIERVWLPKQADGRYLDFNSESPYSHKCNTAIALVDRAVKLSDCKNRPAAIETAKKILRINHYPYWFVRKILKDRVHKHYNGLQQNKDATAEIAYVAVPYVPGLSEKLEKILRKHDTKLAFKPKDKIKNRIFSKLKDPIPPGKQKNVVYSIPCGTGDGKTYVGQTGRRLETRVAEHKNDAKKKDARTGLAQHTLQEGHIFDFDNTRILERIENQESRLTAEMFHIKILGEEKTVNLQRECGTFCTTYDGLVTKLRQCLNSEERRQVLTLQFPPGVKIFGFADDVTMEIYGESIPEVELQHTRSALWRNG, encoded by the exons ATGGAACTAATCTATCAACAAGCCGACGTCCAGCGGGTGAAGAAAATGGTGGAGAACAAGACTGTGGTGGTACATAACTCCTGTAAAACGAGAGAGACACGTAAGATCGAGACACTGAAAAACAGGAGAATTGCGTCTCTCACTCGCGGTGGACAGTGGATAGAAAACACCACCAATACACAAATCCCGGATTTTCTGGAGAGAACGTTGAAACTGGGTCCGAATTTCAATGTTCAGAATAACAACCACATCCCCTACGTTGAAATGATTTCGGAATTGGAAAAAAACGGTGAAAC ACACTGCGAAAATGAATGGATAAGCAAGGACATATGCAGGAGTAAGAAATTCTTGGCAGAAAACCCCAATCTGGTTATCACCAAAGCGGACAAGGGAAACAAAACCGTCATCATTGCATCTGAGGAGTACGAACAGAAAATGGAGGACCTTCTGAGTGATGAAAGCACGTACAAACAACTGAAATCGGACCCCACATCGAAAGTTCTGAAGAAAATCGGTGTATTGGTGGATGGGTGGCGCGATAGCAAGTACATCGACGCGCGCACACACCggaagataaaaatatccagttGTAATCCACCAAGAGTCTATGGTTTGCCAAAAATACACAAACAGGACAGACCTCTCCGCCCGGTGGTTTCGACGATTGGATCAGCAACGTACAATGTGGCCCAATTCCTATCTGGAGTGATTGGAAATATAGTAGGGAAAACTGAGTACcacattaaaaatagttttgagtTCGCTGATCAAATAACAGGAACACAGATCACCGAAGATGTAGTTCTTTTCTCTCTGGATGTGACGTCGTTGTACACGAACGTGCCTGTTGATTTTGCCCTGGACTGCTTGAACGAGAGATGGGAAGAGGTGGAGAAACACACAAGCATCGATCAACACAGTTTCATGGAGGCGGTCAAGCTTGTGTTGGAATCGACGTTTTTCGTACATCGGGGTGTAATATATGCACAAACTTTCGGCGTCCCTATGGGCTCTCCACTCTCACCAGTCATTGCGAATGTGGTGATGGAGCGATTGGAACAGAAGTGCATAGCATCATTAGAGAGAAAACAAATACCTCTAATGATGTACCGTCGGTACGTAGACGATTGCTTCTGTGTGGGCAAAAGGGAGCACATTCAAGAAATCTTAGACTCGTTCAATAATTTCCACAGTAAACTCCAGTTCACCATTGAAGAGGAGGACAACGGGAAATTGAGATTTCTTGACATGATGCTAACCAGAAACCATGATCGCATCGAAAGAGTTTGGCTACCCAAACAAGCGGATGGTAGATATCTGGATTTCAATTCAGAGAGTCCCTATTCGCATAAATGCAACACGGCAATTGCACTCGTAGATCGAGCAGTTAAGCTCTCCGACTGTAAAAACCGACCAGCGGCAATCGAAACAGCCAAAAAGATATTGCGAATAAACCATTACCCCTACTGGTTTGTTCGCAAAATTCTGAAAGATCGGGTCCATAAACACTATAATGGCCTACAGCAGAATAAAGATGCGACTGCTGAAATAGCATATGTAGCTGTGCCATACGTCCCGGGACTCAGTGAAAAACTAGAGAAAATTCTGAGAAAACACGATACAAAACTTGCTTTCAAGccaaaagataaaataaaaaacagaattttctcCAAACTGAAAGACCCGATCCCACCAGGGAAACAGAAGAACGTGGTGTATTCGATTCCGTGTGGAACAGGCGATGGCAAAACGTATGTAGGACAAACGGGGAGAAGGCTGGAAACGAGAGTAGCGGAACACAAGAACGACGCGAAGAAAAAAGATGCGAGAACTGGTTTAGCCCAACACACATTGCAAGAAGGACACATCTTCGATTTCGACAACACCCGGATACTGGAACGAATCGAAAACCAGGAGAGCAGACTAACTGCAGAGATGTTTCACATCAAAATTCTCGGCGAGGAAAAAACGGTGAACCTACAAAGAGAATGTGGAACGTTCTGCACAACATACGACGGTCTGGTCACCAAGCTTCGACAGTGTTTGAAtagcgaggaacgcagaca